In Zingiber officinale cultivar Zhangliang chromosome 11B, Zo_v1.1, whole genome shotgun sequence, a single window of DNA contains:
- the LOC122033530 gene encoding probable ubiquitin-conjugating enzyme E2 23 isoform X2 has protein sequence MESHHANDEILGFNPSMKASNESDALEKDKISFFECKSEGENPEKIGELAVAHTNDIFVYRQDVVKCSKREGLLGIVVEVAGDSDSEGSITDDGSEIDEDKVDPDHVGSNGDNNSSNNYGDDNINTLPDGQVRITWSDGVETIENTNDITVVDRSFLHGDIVASAIDPTGKLGLVIDVNIIVDLLSMNGEVINSVCSRDLKRIREFSVGDFVVFGPWLGRVDEVLDNVTVLFDDGSVCKVVKADPLRLKPVLKPIVDDADCPYYPGQRVRAVSSSVFKSSRWLSGLWKANRLEGTVIKVQTASVVVYWIASAYLGIGTNSASLPAEEQNPKNLTLLSCFTHTNWQLADWCLLSSCQQLSSVADSIPTEKLKEPIGDYNRHIKNNQINSCIYGGASTAAIELEVTDVDDQQSTPGQLVVTDVDNRQSTPGQVTKGSSECTSTSKEFCSHTQSDDYTSNARTSMGDSNGTESTDTPANCLCSSSSVPKEASHESWPTYRKKLRKVFFKREKKVRKKEENFERALFIVNTITKVDVVWQDGIKEYGLKSTSLIPIHTPNDNEFFPEQYVIEKGSNEEDGACESNRIGVVKTVNSQERTVCVRWLKPVCRLEDLKEFDCEEVVSAYELDPHPDYDYCYGDVVVRLPTPTISNDLIKSEFSTEAQVSLPKTEVLADESRKEDLTDEENQAQNKEFCEIFTSLSWVGNIIGLQDGDIEVTWADGMISKVGPQEIYVVGRDDDEVSDDGASWETVDENEVDVLDSNEKETDSQNPSKSPVQKEKSTATSQEDNTGGRSGPLAVSLAAFDYVTKFATGLLFQAKKQLDVSGSDQIKESEVDYKANNATSEMTLDEEDESKGFDVSDGLVAQTLHLCTEGEYDHEAATKETEMKVDDNFNQSSSTQNIIRGTNSMDDAYTFKHFDVAENPQDHHYLGDAECNGGRKWVKKVQQEWSILEKNLPDAIYVRVFEDHMDLIRAVIVGASGTPYHDGLFFFDFYLPPDYPQVPPSVYYHSGGLRINPNLYVDGKVCLSLLNTWTGRGNEVWDPSSSSILQVLVSLQGLVLNDKPYFNEAGYDKQIGTVEGEKNAIPYNENTYLLNLKTMLYLLRRPPMHFEDFVKDHFCRRGHYIIKTCETYMEGCVVGSLTSDACLTEKSREHACSVGFKLTLAKILPRLISSFREVGADCHQFEHLLKSENLSEG, from the exons ATGGAAAGTCACCATGCCAATGATGAAATATTAGGATTCAATCCTTCAATGAAAGCAAGTAATGAATCAGATGCGCTAGAGAaagataaaatttctttttttgaaTGTAAATCTGAGGGTGAAAATCCAGAGAAAATTGGGGAACTTGCTGTTGCTCATACAAATGATATATTTGTTTACAGACAAGATGTTGTAAAATGCAGTAAACGTGAAGGTCTACTTGGAATTGTTGTCGAAGTGGCTGGCGATTCAGACTCAGAAGGTAGCATCACAGATGACGGCAGCGAGATTGATGAAGACAAGGTTGATCCGGACCATGTTGGGAGTAATGGCGATAATAATAGTAGTAACAACTACGGTGATGATAACATCAATACTCTTCCAGATGGGCAAGTTAGAATAACTTGGAGTGATGGTGTTGAGACAATAGAAAATACTAATGATATCACGGTAGTAGACAGAAGCTTTTTGCATGGTGATATTGTTGCTTCTGCTATTGATCCAACTGGAAAATTAGGACTTGTTATTGATGTCAATATTATAGTTGATTTACTTTCTATGAATGGTGAGGTGATAAACAGTGTTTGCTCTAGAGATCTTAAACGCATAAGGGAATTTAGTGTTGGTGATTTTGTAGTTTTTGGCCCTTGGCTTGGCAGAGTGGATGAAGTCTTAGATAATGTCACTGTTCTGTTTGATGATGGATCCGTATGTAAAGTAGTTAAAGCTGACCCTCTGCGACTCAAACCTGTTTTGAAGCCAATTGTTGATGATGCAGATTGCCCATACTATCCCGGTCAAAGGGTTAGAGCTGTTTCTTCCTCTGTTTTCAAAAGTTCTAGATGGCTTTCTGGTTTATGGAAAGCTAACCGTCTTGAAGGCACGGTTATCAAAGTTCAGACAGCTTCTGTGGTCGTCTATTGGATAGCTTCAGCTTATCTTGGTATTGGTACTAATTCAGCATCTCTTCCTGCTGAAGAGCAGAATCCAAAGAACTTAACTCTGTTGTCTTGCTTTACACACACAAACTGGCAATTAGCTGATTGGTGTCTACTTTCATCTTGTCAGCAGCTATCATCTGTTGCTGATAGTATTCCAACAGAGAAATTGAAAGAACCAATAGGCGACTACAATCGCCATATAAAGAATAATCAAATAAACTCTTGCATTTATGGTGGAGCATCCACAGCTGCCATTGAACTAGAGGTTACTGATGTTGATGATCAACAATCTACACCTGGGCAACTAGTGGTTACTGATGTTGACAATCGACAATCTACACCTGGGCAAGTTACTAAAGGTTCTTCTGAATGTACTTCAACTTCTAAAGAATTTTGTAGTCATACTCAAAGTGATGATTACACAAGTAATGCTAGAACATCTATGGGTGATTCAAACGGCACTGAGTCAACTGATACACCTGCAAATTGCTTATGCAGTAGTTCTTCAGTTCCAAAGGAGGCTTCTCATGAAAGCTGGCCAACATATCGTAAAAAGCTGCGAAAAGTCTTTTTTAAGAGAGAGAAGAAAGTTCGAAAAAAAGAAGAGAATTTTGAAAGAGCACTTTTCATTGTAAACACTATTACAAAGGTTGATGTTGTTTGGCAAGATGGAATTAAAGAATATGGGCTGAAATCCACATCACTAATTCCAATTCATACTCCAAATGATAATGAATTTTTCCCTGAGCAGTATGTGATTGAAAAGGGATCCAATGAAGAAGATGGTGCTTGTGAATCTAATCGTATTGGAGTAGTAAAAACTGTCAATTCTCAAGAGCGTACTGTATGTGTGAGATGGCTTAAACCTGTGTGCCGGCTAGAAGACTTAAAGGAATTTGATTGTGAGGAAGTTGTTAGTGCATATGAACTTGATCCACATCCAGATTATGATTACTGCTATGGCGATGTTGTTGTACGCTTGCCCACTCCTACCATTTCTAATGATTTAATAAAATCTGAATTTTCTACTGAGGCACAAGTAAGTCTACCTAAAACAGAAGTATTAGCAGATGAATCAAGAAAAGAAGACCTAACTGATGAAGAGAATCAGGCCCAAAATAAAGAGTTTTGTGAGATCTTTACAAGCCTATCTTGGGTTGGAAATATAATTGGTCTCCAAGATGGTGACATTGAAGTTACATGGGCTGATGGGATGATCTCAAAG gttggaCCTCAGGAAATTTATGTTGTTGGTCGAGATGATGATGAAGTCAGTGATGATGGTGCTAGTTGGGAAACAGTTGATGAAAATGAGGTGGATGTACTCGATAGCAATGAGAAG GAAACTGATTCACAGAATCCTAGCAAGAGCCCTGTCCAAAAAGAAAAGAGTACTGCAACATCACAAGAAGACAATACTGGTGGACGAAGTGGACCACTTGCAGTATCGCTTGCTGCTTTTGATTATGTTACAAAGTTTGCAACTGGGTTACTTTTTCAGGCTAAGAAACAGTTGGACGTATCGGGTTCAGATCAGATAAAAGAAAGTGAAGTAGATTATAAAGCAAACAATGCTACTTCTGAAATGACATTAGATGAGGAGGATGAGAGTAAAGGTTTTGATGTTTCAGATGGTCTTGTTGCGCAAACGCTACATTTATGTACAGAAGGAGAGTATGATCATGAGGCAGCAACAAAAGAGACTGAAATGAAAGTTGATGACAATTTTAACCAATCATCATCAACACAGAATATTATCAGAGGAACAAATAGTATGGATGATGCATATACTTTCAAGCACTTTGATGTTGCTGAAAATCCTCAAGATCATCATTATCTTGGTGATGCTGAG TGTAATGGTGGAAGGAAGTGGGTTAAAAAGGTTCAGCAAGAATGGAGTATTCTTGAAAAGAACCTACCTG ATGCTATTTATGTACGAGTATTTGAAGACCACATGGATTTAATAAGAGCAGTAATAGTTGGAGCAAGTGGGACACCGTATCATGATGGTCtctttttctttgatttttaccttcctcCAGACTACCCTCAAGTCCCACCG TCAGTATATTATCATTCTGGTGGCTTGCGGATAAATCCAAATTTGTATGTGGATGGGAAGGTGTGCTTAAGCTTGCTAAATACATGGACAGGCAGGGGAAATGAAGTCTGGGATCCATCTTCTTCTAGCATCCTCCAAGTCTTGGTTTCACTACAGGGATTGGTTCTCAATGATAAACCATACTTTAATGAAGCTGGTTATGATAAGCAGATTGGAACAGTTGAAGGCGAGAAGAATGCAATACCATACAATGAAAACACCTATCTACTCAACCTGAAAACTATGCTTTACCTTTTGAGAAGGCCCCCCATG CATTTTGAAGACTTTGTAAAGGATCACTTCTGTAGACGTGGTCATTACATTATTAAAACTTGCGAAACCTACATGGAAGGTTGCGTGGTCGGTTCCCTTACTAGCGATGCATGCTTGACTGAAAAGAGCCGGGAGCATGCTTGTTCCGTAGGTTTCAAGTTAACTCTTGCAAAAATTTTACCACGACTGATTTCTTCATTCAGGGAAGTAGGTGCTGACTGCCACCAATTCGAACATCTACTCAAATCCGAAAACCTTTCAGAAGGTTGA
- the LOC122033530 gene encoding probable ubiquitin-conjugating enzyme E2 23 isoform X4, translating into MESHHANDEILGFNPSMKASNESDALEKDKISFFECKSEGENPEKIGELAVAHTNDIFVYRQDVVKCSKREGLLGIVVEVAGDSDSEGSITDDGSEIDEDKVDPDHVGSNGDNNSSNNYGDDNINTLPDGQVRITWSDGVETIENTNDITVVDRSFLHGDIVASAIDPTGKLGLVIDVNIIVDLLSMNGEVINSVCSRDLKRIREFSVGDFVVFGPWLGRVDEVLDNVTVLFDDGSVCKVVKADPLRLKPVLKPIVDDADCPYYPGQRVRAVSSSVFKSSRWLSGLWKANRLEGTVIKVQTASVVVYWIASAYLGIGTNSASLPAEEQNPKNLTLLSCFTHTNWQLADWCLLSSCQQLSSVADSIPTEKLKEPIGDYNRHIKNNQINSCIYGGASTAAIELEVTDVDDQQSTPGQLVVTDVDNRQSTPGQVTKGSSECTSTSKEFCSHTQSDDYTSNARTSMGDSNGTESTDTPANCLCSSSSVPKEASHESWPTYRKKLRKVFFKREKKVRKKEENFERALFIVNTITKVDVVWQDGIKEYGLKSTSLIPIHTPNDNEFFPEQYVIEKGSNEEDGACESNRIGVVKTVNSQERTVCVRWLKPVCRLEDLKEFDCEEVVSAYELDPHPDYDYCYGDVVVRLPTPTISNDLIKSEFSTEAQVSLPKTEVLADESRKEDLTDEENQAQNKEFCEIFTSLSWVGNIIGLQDGDIEVTWADGMISKVGPQEIYVVGRDDDEVSDDGASWETVDENEVDVLDSNEKETDSQNPSKSPVQKEKSTATSQEDNTGGRSGPLAVSLAAFDYVTKFATGLLFQAKKQLDVSGSDQIKESEVDYKANNATSEMTLDEEDESKGFDVSDGLVAQTLHLCTEGEYDHEAATKETEMKVDDNFNQSSSTQNIIRGTNSMDDAYTFKHFDVAENPQDHHYLGDAEVCNGGRKWVKKVQQEWSILEKNLPDAIYVRVFEDHMDLIRAVIVGASGTPYHDGLFFFDFYLPPDYPQVPPSVYYHSGGLRINPNLYVDGKVCLSLLNTWTGRGNEVWDPSSSSILQVLVSLQGLVLNDKPYFNEAGYDKQIGTVEGEKNAIPYNENTYLLNLKTMLYLLRRPPMGSRC; encoded by the exons ATGGAAAGTCACCATGCCAATGATGAAATATTAGGATTCAATCCTTCAATGAAAGCAAGTAATGAATCAGATGCGCTAGAGAaagataaaatttctttttttgaaTGTAAATCTGAGGGTGAAAATCCAGAGAAAATTGGGGAACTTGCTGTTGCTCATACAAATGATATATTTGTTTACAGACAAGATGTTGTAAAATGCAGTAAACGTGAAGGTCTACTTGGAATTGTTGTCGAAGTGGCTGGCGATTCAGACTCAGAAGGTAGCATCACAGATGACGGCAGCGAGATTGATGAAGACAAGGTTGATCCGGACCATGTTGGGAGTAATGGCGATAATAATAGTAGTAACAACTACGGTGATGATAACATCAATACTCTTCCAGATGGGCAAGTTAGAATAACTTGGAGTGATGGTGTTGAGACAATAGAAAATACTAATGATATCACGGTAGTAGACAGAAGCTTTTTGCATGGTGATATTGTTGCTTCTGCTATTGATCCAACTGGAAAATTAGGACTTGTTATTGATGTCAATATTATAGTTGATTTACTTTCTATGAATGGTGAGGTGATAAACAGTGTTTGCTCTAGAGATCTTAAACGCATAAGGGAATTTAGTGTTGGTGATTTTGTAGTTTTTGGCCCTTGGCTTGGCAGAGTGGATGAAGTCTTAGATAATGTCACTGTTCTGTTTGATGATGGATCCGTATGTAAAGTAGTTAAAGCTGACCCTCTGCGACTCAAACCTGTTTTGAAGCCAATTGTTGATGATGCAGATTGCCCATACTATCCCGGTCAAAGGGTTAGAGCTGTTTCTTCCTCTGTTTTCAAAAGTTCTAGATGGCTTTCTGGTTTATGGAAAGCTAACCGTCTTGAAGGCACGGTTATCAAAGTTCAGACAGCTTCTGTGGTCGTCTATTGGATAGCTTCAGCTTATCTTGGTATTGGTACTAATTCAGCATCTCTTCCTGCTGAAGAGCAGAATCCAAAGAACTTAACTCTGTTGTCTTGCTTTACACACACAAACTGGCAATTAGCTGATTGGTGTCTACTTTCATCTTGTCAGCAGCTATCATCTGTTGCTGATAGTATTCCAACAGAGAAATTGAAAGAACCAATAGGCGACTACAATCGCCATATAAAGAATAATCAAATAAACTCTTGCATTTATGGTGGAGCATCCACAGCTGCCATTGAACTAGAGGTTACTGATGTTGATGATCAACAATCTACACCTGGGCAACTAGTGGTTACTGATGTTGACAATCGACAATCTACACCTGGGCAAGTTACTAAAGGTTCTTCTGAATGTACTTCAACTTCTAAAGAATTTTGTAGTCATACTCAAAGTGATGATTACACAAGTAATGCTAGAACATCTATGGGTGATTCAAACGGCACTGAGTCAACTGATACACCTGCAAATTGCTTATGCAGTAGTTCTTCAGTTCCAAAGGAGGCTTCTCATGAAAGCTGGCCAACATATCGTAAAAAGCTGCGAAAAGTCTTTTTTAAGAGAGAGAAGAAAGTTCGAAAAAAAGAAGAGAATTTTGAAAGAGCACTTTTCATTGTAAACACTATTACAAAGGTTGATGTTGTTTGGCAAGATGGAATTAAAGAATATGGGCTGAAATCCACATCACTAATTCCAATTCATACTCCAAATGATAATGAATTTTTCCCTGAGCAGTATGTGATTGAAAAGGGATCCAATGAAGAAGATGGTGCTTGTGAATCTAATCGTATTGGAGTAGTAAAAACTGTCAATTCTCAAGAGCGTACTGTATGTGTGAGATGGCTTAAACCTGTGTGCCGGCTAGAAGACTTAAAGGAATTTGATTGTGAGGAAGTTGTTAGTGCATATGAACTTGATCCACATCCAGATTATGATTACTGCTATGGCGATGTTGTTGTACGCTTGCCCACTCCTACCATTTCTAATGATTTAATAAAATCTGAATTTTCTACTGAGGCACAAGTAAGTCTACCTAAAACAGAAGTATTAGCAGATGAATCAAGAAAAGAAGACCTAACTGATGAAGAGAATCAGGCCCAAAATAAAGAGTTTTGTGAGATCTTTACAAGCCTATCTTGGGTTGGAAATATAATTGGTCTCCAAGATGGTGACATTGAAGTTACATGGGCTGATGGGATGATCTCAAAG gttggaCCTCAGGAAATTTATGTTGTTGGTCGAGATGATGATGAAGTCAGTGATGATGGTGCTAGTTGGGAAACAGTTGATGAAAATGAGGTGGATGTACTCGATAGCAATGAGAAG GAAACTGATTCACAGAATCCTAGCAAGAGCCCTGTCCAAAAAGAAAAGAGTACTGCAACATCACAAGAAGACAATACTGGTGGACGAAGTGGACCACTTGCAGTATCGCTTGCTGCTTTTGATTATGTTACAAAGTTTGCAACTGGGTTACTTTTTCAGGCTAAGAAACAGTTGGACGTATCGGGTTCAGATCAGATAAAAGAAAGTGAAGTAGATTATAAAGCAAACAATGCTACTTCTGAAATGACATTAGATGAGGAGGATGAGAGTAAAGGTTTTGATGTTTCAGATGGTCTTGTTGCGCAAACGCTACATTTATGTACAGAAGGAGAGTATGATCATGAGGCAGCAACAAAAGAGACTGAAATGAAAGTTGATGACAATTTTAACCAATCATCATCAACACAGAATATTATCAGAGGAACAAATAGTATGGATGATGCATATACTTTCAAGCACTTTGATGTTGCTGAAAATCCTCAAGATCATCATTATCTTGGTGATGCTGAGGTG TGTAATGGTGGAAGGAAGTGGGTTAAAAAGGTTCAGCAAGAATGGAGTATTCTTGAAAAGAACCTACCTG ATGCTATTTATGTACGAGTATTTGAAGACCACATGGATTTAATAAGAGCAGTAATAGTTGGAGCAAGTGGGACACCGTATCATGATGGTCtctttttctttgatttttaccttcctcCAGACTACCCTCAAGTCCCACCG TCAGTATATTATCATTCTGGTGGCTTGCGGATAAATCCAAATTTGTATGTGGATGGGAAGGTGTGCTTAAGCTTGCTAAATACATGGACAGGCAGGGGAAATGAAGTCTGGGATCCATCTTCTTCTAGCATCCTCCAAGTCTTGGTTTCACTACAGGGATTGGTTCTCAATGATAAACCATACTTTAATGAAGCTGGTTATGATAAGCAGATTGGAACAGTTGAAGGCGAGAAGAATGCAATACCATACAATGAAAACACCTATCTACTCAACCTGAAAACTATGCTTTACCTTTTGAGAAGGCCCCCCATG GGAAGTAGGTGCTGA
- the LOC122033530 gene encoding probable ubiquitin-conjugating enzyme E2 23 isoform X1 gives MESHHANDEILGFNPSMKASNESDALEKDKISFFECKSEGENPEKIGELAVAHTNDIFVYRQDVVKCSKREGLLGIVVEVAGDSDSEGSITDDGSEIDEDKVDPDHVGSNGDNNSSNNYGDDNINTLPDGQVRITWSDGVETIENTNDITVVDRSFLHGDIVASAIDPTGKLGLVIDVNIIVDLLSMNGEVINSVCSRDLKRIREFSVGDFVVFGPWLGRVDEVLDNVTVLFDDGSVCKVVKADPLRLKPVLKPIVDDADCPYYPGQRVRAVSSSVFKSSRWLSGLWKANRLEGTVIKVQTASVVVYWIASAYLGIGTNSASLPAEEQNPKNLTLLSCFTHTNWQLADWCLLSSCQQLSSVADSIPTEKLKEPIGDYNRHIKNNQINSCIYGGASTAAIELEVTDVDDQQSTPGQLVVTDVDNRQSTPGQVTKGSSECTSTSKEFCSHTQSDDYTSNARTSMGDSNGTESTDTPANCLCSSSSVPKEASHESWPTYRKKLRKVFFKREKKVRKKEENFERALFIVNTITKVDVVWQDGIKEYGLKSTSLIPIHTPNDNEFFPEQYVIEKGSNEEDGACESNRIGVVKTVNSQERTVCVRWLKPVCRLEDLKEFDCEEVVSAYELDPHPDYDYCYGDVVVRLPTPTISNDLIKSEFSTEAQVSLPKTEVLADESRKEDLTDEENQAQNKEFCEIFTSLSWVGNIIGLQDGDIEVTWADGMISKVGPQEIYVVGRDDDEVSDDGASWETVDENEVDVLDSNEKETDSQNPSKSPVQKEKSTATSQEDNTGGRSGPLAVSLAAFDYVTKFATGLLFQAKKQLDVSGSDQIKESEVDYKANNATSEMTLDEEDESKGFDVSDGLVAQTLHLCTEGEYDHEAATKETEMKVDDNFNQSSSTQNIIRGTNSMDDAYTFKHFDVAENPQDHHYLGDAEVCNGGRKWVKKVQQEWSILEKNLPDAIYVRVFEDHMDLIRAVIVGASGTPYHDGLFFFDFYLPPDYPQVPPSVYYHSGGLRINPNLYVDGKVCLSLLNTWTGRGNEVWDPSSSSILQVLVSLQGLVLNDKPYFNEAGYDKQIGTVEGEKNAIPYNENTYLLNLKTMLYLLRRPPMHFEDFVKDHFCRRGHYIIKTCETYMEGCVVGSLTSDACLTEKSREHACSVGFKLTLAKILPRLISSFREVGADCHQFEHLLKSENLSEG, from the exons ATGGAAAGTCACCATGCCAATGATGAAATATTAGGATTCAATCCTTCAATGAAAGCAAGTAATGAATCAGATGCGCTAGAGAaagataaaatttctttttttgaaTGTAAATCTGAGGGTGAAAATCCAGAGAAAATTGGGGAACTTGCTGTTGCTCATACAAATGATATATTTGTTTACAGACAAGATGTTGTAAAATGCAGTAAACGTGAAGGTCTACTTGGAATTGTTGTCGAAGTGGCTGGCGATTCAGACTCAGAAGGTAGCATCACAGATGACGGCAGCGAGATTGATGAAGACAAGGTTGATCCGGACCATGTTGGGAGTAATGGCGATAATAATAGTAGTAACAACTACGGTGATGATAACATCAATACTCTTCCAGATGGGCAAGTTAGAATAACTTGGAGTGATGGTGTTGAGACAATAGAAAATACTAATGATATCACGGTAGTAGACAGAAGCTTTTTGCATGGTGATATTGTTGCTTCTGCTATTGATCCAACTGGAAAATTAGGACTTGTTATTGATGTCAATATTATAGTTGATTTACTTTCTATGAATGGTGAGGTGATAAACAGTGTTTGCTCTAGAGATCTTAAACGCATAAGGGAATTTAGTGTTGGTGATTTTGTAGTTTTTGGCCCTTGGCTTGGCAGAGTGGATGAAGTCTTAGATAATGTCACTGTTCTGTTTGATGATGGATCCGTATGTAAAGTAGTTAAAGCTGACCCTCTGCGACTCAAACCTGTTTTGAAGCCAATTGTTGATGATGCAGATTGCCCATACTATCCCGGTCAAAGGGTTAGAGCTGTTTCTTCCTCTGTTTTCAAAAGTTCTAGATGGCTTTCTGGTTTATGGAAAGCTAACCGTCTTGAAGGCACGGTTATCAAAGTTCAGACAGCTTCTGTGGTCGTCTATTGGATAGCTTCAGCTTATCTTGGTATTGGTACTAATTCAGCATCTCTTCCTGCTGAAGAGCAGAATCCAAAGAACTTAACTCTGTTGTCTTGCTTTACACACACAAACTGGCAATTAGCTGATTGGTGTCTACTTTCATCTTGTCAGCAGCTATCATCTGTTGCTGATAGTATTCCAACAGAGAAATTGAAAGAACCAATAGGCGACTACAATCGCCATATAAAGAATAATCAAATAAACTCTTGCATTTATGGTGGAGCATCCACAGCTGCCATTGAACTAGAGGTTACTGATGTTGATGATCAACAATCTACACCTGGGCAACTAGTGGTTACTGATGTTGACAATCGACAATCTACACCTGGGCAAGTTACTAAAGGTTCTTCTGAATGTACTTCAACTTCTAAAGAATTTTGTAGTCATACTCAAAGTGATGATTACACAAGTAATGCTAGAACATCTATGGGTGATTCAAACGGCACTGAGTCAACTGATACACCTGCAAATTGCTTATGCAGTAGTTCTTCAGTTCCAAAGGAGGCTTCTCATGAAAGCTGGCCAACATATCGTAAAAAGCTGCGAAAAGTCTTTTTTAAGAGAGAGAAGAAAGTTCGAAAAAAAGAAGAGAATTTTGAAAGAGCACTTTTCATTGTAAACACTATTACAAAGGTTGATGTTGTTTGGCAAGATGGAATTAAAGAATATGGGCTGAAATCCACATCACTAATTCCAATTCATACTCCAAATGATAATGAATTTTTCCCTGAGCAGTATGTGATTGAAAAGGGATCCAATGAAGAAGATGGTGCTTGTGAATCTAATCGTATTGGAGTAGTAAAAACTGTCAATTCTCAAGAGCGTACTGTATGTGTGAGATGGCTTAAACCTGTGTGCCGGCTAGAAGACTTAAAGGAATTTGATTGTGAGGAAGTTGTTAGTGCATATGAACTTGATCCACATCCAGATTATGATTACTGCTATGGCGATGTTGTTGTACGCTTGCCCACTCCTACCATTTCTAATGATTTAATAAAATCTGAATTTTCTACTGAGGCACAAGTAAGTCTACCTAAAACAGAAGTATTAGCAGATGAATCAAGAAAAGAAGACCTAACTGATGAAGAGAATCAGGCCCAAAATAAAGAGTTTTGTGAGATCTTTACAAGCCTATCTTGGGTTGGAAATATAATTGGTCTCCAAGATGGTGACATTGAAGTTACATGGGCTGATGGGATGATCTCAAAG gttggaCCTCAGGAAATTTATGTTGTTGGTCGAGATGATGATGAAGTCAGTGATGATGGTGCTAGTTGGGAAACAGTTGATGAAAATGAGGTGGATGTACTCGATAGCAATGAGAAG GAAACTGATTCACAGAATCCTAGCAAGAGCCCTGTCCAAAAAGAAAAGAGTACTGCAACATCACAAGAAGACAATACTGGTGGACGAAGTGGACCACTTGCAGTATCGCTTGCTGCTTTTGATTATGTTACAAAGTTTGCAACTGGGTTACTTTTTCAGGCTAAGAAACAGTTGGACGTATCGGGTTCAGATCAGATAAAAGAAAGTGAAGTAGATTATAAAGCAAACAATGCTACTTCTGAAATGACATTAGATGAGGAGGATGAGAGTAAAGGTTTTGATGTTTCAGATGGTCTTGTTGCGCAAACGCTACATTTATGTACAGAAGGAGAGTATGATCATGAGGCAGCAACAAAAGAGACTGAAATGAAAGTTGATGACAATTTTAACCAATCATCATCAACACAGAATATTATCAGAGGAACAAATAGTATGGATGATGCATATACTTTCAAGCACTTTGATGTTGCTGAAAATCCTCAAGATCATCATTATCTTGGTGATGCTGAGGTG TGTAATGGTGGAAGGAAGTGGGTTAAAAAGGTTCAGCAAGAATGGAGTATTCTTGAAAAGAACCTACCTG ATGCTATTTATGTACGAGTATTTGAAGACCACATGGATTTAATAAGAGCAGTAATAGTTGGAGCAAGTGGGACACCGTATCATGATGGTCtctttttctttgatttttaccttcctcCAGACTACCCTCAAGTCCCACCG TCAGTATATTATCATTCTGGTGGCTTGCGGATAAATCCAAATTTGTATGTGGATGGGAAGGTGTGCTTAAGCTTGCTAAATACATGGACAGGCAGGGGAAATGAAGTCTGGGATCCATCTTCTTCTAGCATCCTCCAAGTCTTGGTTTCACTACAGGGATTGGTTCTCAATGATAAACCATACTTTAATGAAGCTGGTTATGATAAGCAGATTGGAACAGTTGAAGGCGAGAAGAATGCAATACCATACAATGAAAACACCTATCTACTCAACCTGAAAACTATGCTTTACCTTTTGAGAAGGCCCCCCATG CATTTTGAAGACTTTGTAAAGGATCACTTCTGTAGACGTGGTCATTACATTATTAAAACTTGCGAAACCTACATGGAAGGTTGCGTGGTCGGTTCCCTTACTAGCGATGCATGCTTGACTGAAAAGAGCCGGGAGCATGCTTGTTCCGTAGGTTTCAAGTTAACTCTTGCAAAAATTTTACCACGACTGATTTCTTCATTCAGGGAAGTAGGTGCTGACTGCCACCAATTCGAACATCTACTCAAATCCGAAAACCTTTCAGAAGGTTGA